TCTGAACCGAATTTGTCTACAATATTCTTGATAGCATCTAAACAGCTCTCATCATTCGGAAATTTATTGTCTGTTACTCCAGATATTTCACAGTGTGTATCTGCACCACCTAAGGTTTCATTATCAATATTTTCCCCTATAGACGATTTTACCAAATATGAACCTGCTAAGAATACAGAACCCGTACCTTCAACGATCAAAGCATAATCTGACATAATGGGAAGGTAGGCACCTCCCGCTACACATGAACCCATAATAGCTGAAATCTGAGGGATACCCATGGAAGATATCTTAGCATTGTTTCTGAATATTCGACCAAAGTGCTCTTTATCAGGAAATATCTCAGCTTGCATCGGTAGATAAACTCCTGCAGAATCAACTAAATATATAATTGGAATATGATTTTCCATGGCTATTTCTTGAGCTCTCAGGTTTTTCTTACAGGTCATTGGGAACCATGCTCCAGCTTTTACAGTCGCATCGTTTGATACAATGACACATAACCTTCCCTTTACATAACCCAACACCACGACTACTCCTGCATTGGGGCAACCACCATGTTCTTTATACTGACCATCTGCCGCAAATACACCAACCTCAGTGAAATCCCTATCGTCATCTAACAGGTATAAAACCCGCTCCCAAGCCGATAGTTTACCTTTTTCATGTTGTTTTTGGATTTTGTCCAATCCGCCACCAAGCAATAATTTTTCTCTTTTCTTTTGGAGTTCGTCTAATTGGCCTCGCATAGCTTTATTGAAATAATGTAATTTATAAGTGGTGTTAATATTAAATATTTATAAATATCATAAAATATAATTTGTTTTTTATAATATTTGTAAAAAATAATTATAACCCAAATATAAACTTAATTAAAATAATATTATGCATAACGTAGGTTCTAAAGAACAATTGACCTTAGTTAAGGAAAGCGCACGAAACTTCGCCAATACTTATATTAAGCCCCACGTCATGAAATGGGATGAGTCCCAAACTTTCCCGATTGAACTTTTCAAAAATTTGGGTGATCATGGATTCATGGGGATTCTTGTCCCTGAAGAATATGGCGGTTCAGGGTTGAATTACCAAGAATACATTACCATTTTAGATGAAATATCTAAAGTTTGTGGATCCATAGGACTTTCTGTTGCTGCCCACAACTCCCTATGTACAAATCATATTTTAAGTTTTGCAAATGAAGAGCAAAAAAGAAGATACCTCCCGAAATTAGCTAAAGCAGAGTGGATAGGTGCTTGGGGATTAACAGAACCAGGATCAGGATCGGATGCTGGTGGAATGAATACAACAGCCGTTCAAGATGGTGATTATTTTATATTGAATGGTGACAAAACTTTTATTACGCATGCAATTTCTGGAGATGTGGCAGTAGTAATGGCGAGAACGGGTGAAAAAGGCGATAAAAAAGGTATTTCTGCATTTATTGTGGAAAAAGGAATGGAAGGATTTACTGCAGGTGCTAAAATGGATAAACTCGGAATGCGTGCATCTGAAACAGGATCTTTATTCTTTGATAACTGTAGAATCCATAAAGATCAATTGATAGGTGAAATCGGAGACGGATTTGTTCAAGCGTTGAAATTATTAGATGGTGGTAGAATTTCTATTGCTGCACTTTCATTAGGTATTGCTAGAGGTGCTTATGAATGTGCTCTGAAATATGCAAACGAACGTGAACAATTTCAAACGAAAATTTTTGATTTCCAAGCGGTTGGTTTTAATTTAGCAGATATGGCGACCAAGATCAATGCATCTGAATTATTGATCCGTCAAGCAGGAGATTTAAAAGACAATGGTTTAAAAGTAACTAAAGAAGGAGCAATGGCTAAATTGTTTGCATCAGAAACAGCGGTGGAAGTGTCAAACGAAGCTGTACAAATTCTCGGTGGTTATGGTTTTACCAAAGATTTTCCTGCAGAAAAATACTTTAGAGATGCTAAATTATGTACCATTGGTGAAGGAACAAGCTCAATTCAAAGAATGGTAATAGCTAGAGAAATTAAAAAAGATGTACAATAACAATAATGTAAGCTTGGTAGATTGCCCCAGAGATGCTATTCAGGGAATAAAAAACCAGATACCTACACAAAAAAAGATTGCCTATATCAATCAATTGATCGAAAGTAAATTGTTTGATTGTATAGATTTTGGAAGTTTTGTATCTCCAAAAGCTGTTCCGCAACTTAGTGATACGGTTGAAGTAATCAAAGGATTGGAAAAGAATGACCAAGTGAAGTTGTTGGCGATTATTGCAAACATAAGAGGTGCCGAAATTGGATCAAAAATCGATAAAATAGATTATTTAGGGTATCCATTTTCTATCTCAGAAACATTTCAAAAAAACAATACCAATGCTAATATTGCTCAAGCATTTGAAACTGTAAAAGAAATGGTGGATATTATAAACAAAGGTAATCAAGAGCTCGTAGTTTATATTTCTATGGCGTTTGGTAATCCTTACGGAGATCATTGGGATATGGATTTAGTATCCCAATGGGTTTCCAATTTGAAAAATATCGGTGTTAGGAATTTCTCGATTGCTGATACAACATCTGAAGCCACTCCTGAATCTATTCATGACCTTTTTCATAAATTGACAAAGGAACATGAGGATATTTCTTTT
The Sphingobacterium daejeonense genome window above contains:
- a CDS encoding hydroxymethylglutaryl-CoA lyase gives rise to the protein MYNNNNVSLVDCPRDAIQGIKNQIPTQKKIAYINQLIESKLFDCIDFGSFVSPKAVPQLSDTVEVIKGLEKNDQVKLLAIIANIRGAEIGSKIDKIDYLGYPFSISETFQKNNTNANIAQAFETVKEMVDIINKGNQELVVYISMAFGNPYGDHWDMDLVSQWVSNLKNIGVRNFSIADTTSEATPESIHDLFHKLTKEHEDISFSVHLHSPVESALLKIDAAYAAGCRRFEGAILGYGGCPFAKDELVGNIPSELLVDRFGKGSFEDVSKLMQGFQNLINNEL
- a CDS encoding acyl-CoA dehydrogenase family protein, producing the protein MHNVGSKEQLTLVKESARNFANTYIKPHVMKWDESQTFPIELFKNLGDHGFMGILVPEEYGGSGLNYQEYITILDEISKVCGSIGLSVAAHNSLCTNHILSFANEEQKRRYLPKLAKAEWIGAWGLTEPGSGSDAGGMNTTAVQDGDYFILNGDKTFITHAISGDVAVVMARTGEKGDKKGISAFIVEKGMEGFTAGAKMDKLGMRASETGSLFFDNCRIHKDQLIGEIGDGFVQALKLLDGGRISIAALSLGIARGAYECALKYANEREQFQTKIFDFQAVGFNLADMATKINASELLIRQAGDLKDNGLKVTKEGAMAKLFASETAVEVSNEAVQILGGYGFTKDFPAEKYFRDAKLCTIGEGTSSIQRMVIAREIKKDVQ